The Natrinema salaciae genome contains a region encoding:
- a CDS encoding pentapeptide repeat-containing protein encodes MTVRPDRCGFVLSPQLAIERGTIDPDAKCVKSGHERWWSFSHTSCCFREVWQETGRCLWHAETANKPIADLLANRIARPESLDGAYLTGLALKNRISFEGCTLLCAALSDADLSGADFSRATLDYSDFSNADLERAHFRDASLRSTNLLNADLTAADLLRADLSNANLEGAIFANAKLVFSRLSQADLSGTDLSEANLYNADLSGAALEEAILSAAHLTAGNFSYATLSNADLSGADLRNATFFKSNLSRTDLSNAELEEADLSRANLARADLPSADLHRAEMEAANLSGANLESADLRNATLSDATLSRVDLSGAVLDGVDLSGASLENADLSGAYVGNADLTGAHLDGADLTGTYLRNADISDAHLRRTDLTNADLENVDFSNANLKRANLTNANLKRGKLTEANLEDSTLTEADFSFVSFDNDDPPVLSPTSCTDGAKFNFVDFRGVNLRNHDFSGTKFVQADFSGADLYKTRFNRADLREAVFDETDCRQAQFEHANLEEASLIECDLRSANLDNANIYHATIADTEMNLSTKVSDVFTYPPVRAEEQALRAVRRRALLKVKPILPNRSENPEQEADRRMLEQFRGGPVLERRPWRNQIDLSEWLERRAWSHQMIHRQLISSGRIRHAIQEKHYLKEGTARLQKARLEFRNSYTRRKGDASVFRSFAGVLNRKGTLVLVRMSESPVYVGKGILLVAAAFAILFYLFSDSVRITAPVWGVAPLPEPVSTAGQLFVFSLLTFLKGTYLSLKETLDILLPFDSFAAPDITITQISGVEPVGFGVWVAWAERVLGALLIVPFGLLVVQRLQLYLGSGENEEGLGSGLLSWLLGK; translated from the coding sequence ATGACCGTTCGACCTGACCGGTGCGGATTTGTCCTCAGTCCGCAACTCGCTATCGAAAGGGGAACAATAGATCCGGACGCGAAGTGTGTAAAATCGGGACACGAACGGTGGTGGTCTTTTTCCCACACAAGCTGTTGCTTCCGCGAGGTTTGGCAGGAGACAGGACGCTGCCTCTGGCACGCTGAGACTGCGAATAAACCGATCGCCGATCTACTCGCCAATCGTATCGCTAGGCCAGAGTCTCTCGATGGCGCTTATCTAACGGGATTGGCGCTGAAAAACCGTATTTCATTCGAAGGTTGTACGTTACTTTGCGCGGCGCTTTCGGATGCAGACCTCTCCGGTGCCGACTTCTCGAGGGCGACGCTCGATTATTCGGACTTCTCGAACGCCGACCTCGAGCGTGCCCACTTCAGGGACGCGTCCCTCAGGAGTACGAACCTCCTGAACGCGGATCTCACAGCTGCCGATCTCTTGCGCGCTGATCTCTCAAATGCGAATCTGGAAGGGGCTATCTTCGCGAACGCTAAATTGGTATTTTCTCGCCTTTCGCAGGCCGACCTCAGTGGCACAGACCTGTCGGAAGCGAACCTCTATAATGCCGATCTCTCGGGTGCGGCCCTCGAAGAGGCCATACTCTCGGCGGCACACCTGACTGCTGGTAACTTTTCGTACGCAACTCTCAGCAATGCTGATCTCTCGGGTGCGGACCTCCGGAATGCCACGTTCTTCAAGTCGAACCTTTCACGTACCGACCTCTCGAACGCGGAACTCGAGGAGGCCGATCTTTCGAGGGCGAACCTCGCCCGTGCCGACCTTCCGAGTGCAGACCTCCACCGTGCAGAGATGGAAGCTGCAAACCTATCGGGTGCGAATCTCGAGAGTGCCGACCTCAGAAATGCCACCCTCTCGGACGCGACTCTCTCGCGCGTCGACCTCTCGGGAGCAGTTCTCGACGGGGTCGATCTCTCGGGCGCCTCCCTCGAGAATGCCGACCTCTCGGGCGCGTACGTCGGGAACGCTGATCTCACAGGGGCGCATCTCGACGGAGCGGACCTCACCGGGACGTACCTGAGGAATGCCGACATATCGGACGCACACCTCCGCCGTACAGACCTCACGAACGCGGACCTCGAGAATGTCGACTTCTCGAACGCGAATCTGAAACGTGCGAATCTCACGAATGCGAATCTAAAACGTGGGAAACTCACCGAAGCAAACCTCGAAGACAGTACCCTCACCGAAGCGGATTTCTCGTTCGTCTCGTTCGATAACGACGATCCACCCGTTCTGTCCCCGACATCCTGTACCGACGGTGCGAAATTCAACTTCGTCGATTTCAGAGGGGTGAATTTGCGTAACCATGACTTTTCGGGTACAAAATTCGTGCAAGCCGACTTCAGCGGAGCGGATCTGTACAAAACCCGCTTCAATAGAGCGGATTTGAGAGAGGCCGTTTTCGACGAGACGGACTGCCGACAAGCGCAATTCGAGCACGCAAATCTCGAGGAGGCGTCGCTCATCGAGTGTGATCTCCGGTCCGCGAACCTAGATAACGCGAATATATATCACGCAACGATAGCGGATACTGAAATGAATCTCTCGACAAAAGTCTCCGACGTATTTACTTATCCCCCGGTCCGAGCAGAAGAACAGGCGTTACGAGCTGTTCGTCGGCGAGCACTTCTAAAAGTCAAACCGATACTCCCGAATCGATCGGAGAACCCAGAACAGGAAGCCGACCGCCGGATGTTGGAGCAGTTTCGAGGAGGTCCCGTACTGGAAAGACGGCCCTGGAGAAACCAGATAGACCTATCGGAGTGGCTCGAGCGACGAGCGTGGTCTCATCAAATGATTCATCGGCAGTTGATAAGCAGCGGCCGGATCAGACACGCCATACAAGAGAAACACTATTTGAAAGAGGGAACCGCTCGTCTCCAGAAAGCCCGATTAGAGTTCCGGAACTCGTATACGAGACGGAAGGGTGATGCGAGCGTCTTTCGATCATTTGCGGGAGTCCTGAATCGGAAAGGGACGCTCGTTTTGGTTCGGATGAGCGAATCCCCGGTATACGTCGGAAAGGGTATTCTCCTCGTAGCAGCCGCGTTCGCGATTCTGTTCTACCTATTTTCAGACTCCGTTCGGATAACGGCCCCCGTTTGGGGCGTTGCTCCGCTCCCGGAACCCGTCTCGACTGCCGGGCAGTTGTTCGTATTCAGTCTCCTCACCTTCTTGAAAGGAACGTATCTAAGTTTAAAAGAAACGCTCGACATACTCCTCCCATTTGATAGCTTCGCCGCGCCCGATATCACGATAACACAAATTTCGGGGGTCGAGCCGGTCGGGTTCGGCGTATGGGTTGCATGGGCCGAACGCGTTCTGGGAGCACTGTTGATCGTTCCGTTTGGCCTGCTCGTCGTCCAGCGCTTGCAGTTGTATCTCGGCTCCGGGGAGAACGAGGAGGGGTTAGGGAGCGGACTACTGTCGTGGTTACTGGGCAAGTGA
- a CDS encoding DHH family phosphoesterase: MSTGVTISSISDYAILGCGSVGYAVAEELVEQGKDVFIVDQDESRVESLRDQDLDARTADIREPAVGELVGDRDVVLILASDVESNKRAVEHIRDGGGNQFIVARASDPVSGDELSELGADIVINPSSVIAESALRALESGELEYNAGKLAELVEETSTRLAIITQDSPDPDSIASAAALQAIADHLGVESDIIYLGDVGHQENRAFVNLLGIDLVQWDEIEDHSTYDTVALVDHATSTEMDLPVDIVIDHNETESEYEPEFVDIRPNMSSTSTIMTKYIQEFDMNVSEEVATALLYGIRAETLDFKRDTTPADLTAAAYLYPFANHDTLEQVESPSMSPETLDVLAEAITNRDVQGSHLVSNAGFVRDREALTQAASHLLNLEGVTTTAVFGIADETIFLAGRSKDIRINIGKVLDDAYGEIGETAGHSTQASAEIPLGIFTGIEISEDTRDTLLELTEEAVKRTLFDAMGVEGGNEGSNGS; the protein is encoded by the coding sequence ATGAGCACGGGGGTTACGATCTCGTCGATTTCTGACTACGCTATCTTGGGCTGTGGGAGCGTGGGCTATGCGGTCGCCGAGGAACTCGTCGAACAGGGAAAGGACGTCTTCATCGTCGATCAGGACGAGAGTCGCGTCGAATCGCTCCGGGACCAGGATCTGGACGCGCGGACGGCCGACATCCGCGAACCCGCGGTCGGCGAACTGGTGGGTGATCGCGACGTCGTCCTCATTCTCGCCTCGGACGTCGAATCGAACAAGCGAGCCGTCGAGCACATCCGCGACGGCGGCGGCAACCAGTTCATCGTCGCCCGCGCGAGCGATCCCGTCTCCGGCGACGAACTCTCCGAACTCGGAGCCGACATCGTCATCAACCCGTCCTCCGTCATCGCCGAGTCCGCCCTCCGTGCGCTCGAGTCCGGCGAACTCGAGTACAACGCCGGAAAGCTCGCCGAGCTGGTCGAGGAGACGTCGACGCGGCTGGCGATCATCACGCAGGACAGCCCCGATCCGGACTCGATCGCCAGCGCGGCGGCGTTACAGGCGATCGCCGATCATCTCGGCGTCGAATCCGACATCATCTACCTGGGCGACGTCGGCCATCAGGAGAATCGCGCGTTCGTCAACCTGCTCGGGATCGACCTCGTTCAGTGGGACGAGATCGAGGACCACTCGACCTACGACACCGTCGCGCTGGTCGATCACGCGACCTCGACCGAGATGGACCTCCCGGTCGACATCGTCATCGATCACAACGAGACCGAGTCGGAGTACGAACCCGAGTTCGTCGACATCCGGCCGAACATGTCCTCGACGTCGACGATCATGACGAAGTACATCCAGGAGTTCGATATGAACGTCTCCGAGGAGGTCGCGACGGCCCTGCTCTACGGCATCCGCGCGGAGACGCTGGATTTCAAACGCGACACGACCCCCGCCGATCTGACCGCCGCCGCCTATCTCTACCCGTTCGCGAACCACGACACGTTAGAGCAGGTCGAGTCGCCGTCGATGTCCCCCGAGACGCTGGACGTGCTCGCGGAGGCCATCACCAACCGCGACGTACAGGGCAGCCACCTCGTCTCCAACGCCGGCTTCGTCCGCGATCGCGAAGCGTTGACGCAGGCGGCCAGTCACCTCCTGAACCTCGAGGGCGTCACCACGACCGCGGTGTTCGGTATCGCCGACGAGACGATCTTCCTCGCGGGCCGCTCGAAGGACATCCGTATCAACATCGGCAAGGTGCTCGACGACGCCTACGGCGAGATCGGCGAGACGGCGGGTCACTCGACGCAGGCCAGCGCCGAGATCCCCCTGGGAATCTTCACCGGGATCGAAATCTCGGAGGACACGCGGGACACGTTACTCGAGTTGACCGAGGAAGCGGTCAAGCGGACGCTGTTCGACGCGATGGGCGTCGAAGGAGGGAACGAAGGCTCGAACGGGAGCTAG
- a CDS encoding SRPBCC family protein gives MPTFQRSTVIDAAFETVWEFFDTVDELELLTPDWMGLCIPRAIGPDGERDPDGYFVGTEIHLETRPFDLFTATEWVVEIVERDVSEERASFVDEQVGDRGPFETWRHDHRFVDLGRETLLYDRVDYRVPGPGEVPLATPFLAAMLWYRHRRTRALLAE, from the coding sequence ATGCCCACGTTCCAACGGAGCACGGTGATCGACGCCGCCTTCGAAACCGTCTGGGAGTTTTTCGATACCGTCGACGAACTCGAGCTACTGACGCCGGACTGGATGGGACTTTGCATCCCTCGAGCGATCGGTCCGGACGGCGAGCGGGACCCGGACGGCTATTTCGTCGGCACGGAGATCCACCTCGAGACACGCCCGTTCGATCTGTTCACGGCGACCGAGTGGGTCGTCGAGATCGTCGAGCGCGACGTGAGCGAGGAGCGCGCGTCTTTCGTCGACGAACAGGTCGGCGATCGCGGTCCCTTCGAGACGTGGCGACACGACCACCGGTTCGTCGACCTCGGTCGCGAGACGCTGCTCTACGATCGGGTCGACTACCGAGTCCCCGGCCCCGGCGAGGTACCGCTGGCGACGCCGTTTCTCGCGGCGATGCTGTGGTACCGACACCGTCGAACGCGCGCGTTACTCGCCGAGTGA
- a CDS encoding MBL fold metallo-hydrolase produces the protein MSADTVDYEGIAFERLGHASVRLETDDGTVVYVDPWGEVLEGAPNDGDVVFVTHDDMDHYDADAIEAVAGPDATVAVYEAVDTGDLAFDVVDLPHEGETTVAGIDVRSVPASNDPAGDHLDEDGEPFHAEGEVIGLLFAIDGTTVFFPSDTDFLPHHESIAADVFVPPIGGHFTMDRREAAAFARSVDPDLVLPEHYDTFEPIETDAEAFADDLESDGIRVELF, from the coding sequence ATGTCCGCCGACACCGTCGACTACGAGGGGATCGCGTTCGAGCGACTCGGCCACGCGAGCGTCCGTCTCGAGACCGACGACGGAACGGTCGTCTACGTCGACCCGTGGGGCGAGGTACTCGAGGGGGCACCGAACGACGGCGACGTCGTGTTCGTCACGCACGACGACATGGACCACTACGACGCCGACGCGATCGAGGCCGTCGCGGGGCCGGACGCCACCGTCGCCGTCTACGAGGCCGTCGATACCGGTGACCTCGCGTTCGACGTCGTCGACCTGCCCCACGAGGGCGAGACGACCGTTGCGGGAATCGACGTGCGGTCGGTCCCGGCCTCCAACGACCCGGCCGGCGACCATCTCGACGAGGATGGGGAGCCGTTCCACGCCGAGGGCGAGGTGATCGGCCTGCTGTTCGCGATCGACGGGACGACCGTGTTCTTCCCGTCGGATACGGACTTCCTCCCCCACCACGAGTCGATCGCGGCGGACGTGTTCGTCCCACCGATCGGCGGCCACTTCACGATGGATCGTCGCGAGGCCGCGGCCTTCGCCCGAAGCGTCGATCCCGATCTGGTACTGCCCGAGCACTACGACACGTTCGAGCCCATCGAGACCGACGCCGAGGCGTTCGCCGACGACCTCGAGAGCGACGGGATTCGCGTCGAACTGTTCTGA
- a CDS encoding P-loop NTPase produces MTDESPRTDEEIQRAVVDRVREVQILGSDPVSEQLIEDIDVAEGIVTFTVDFEPVDRVLADRLTDQLRGAGLATDGVAHVRVEAAGADAPETGLPVSGVDSIIAVGSAKGGVGKTTITASLARALAEDGLDVGVFDANVYAPDAPDLLEAAGPVQTSPTGRPMPVEADGIQVVSIELIAEDGPVAWRGAMVHDVVKDLLGNAAWDDRDVLLVDLPPGIGDAVYTIVQQAPLDGGLLVSTPTDEGVRATQRTAALYAANDVSTIGVVPNMVGSADETTAGPFDGTDPSVATDVAESAYDEIDPIPFDPALREPTARSFDEPATDGEAAIDALRETVESFLASDAGPQVPDDAVDLRGLPPETCQRQVVTELGASTDGPVSILMRGEPADLVDVVDESLARDDRSLERTTVDDLGYEGWLVELEPTAAPASEPAT; encoded by the coding sequence ATGACGGACGAGTCACCGCGAACGGACGAGGAGATACAGCGCGCGGTCGTCGACCGCGTCCGGGAGGTCCAGATCCTCGGCAGTGACCCGGTCAGCGAGCAGTTGATCGAGGATATCGACGTCGCCGAGGGGATCGTCACGTTCACCGTCGACTTCGAGCCGGTCGATCGCGTCCTCGCCGATCGGCTCACCGACCAGCTCCGCGGGGCGGGGTTGGCGACCGACGGCGTCGCTCACGTCCGCGTCGAGGCGGCCGGCGCGGACGCGCCCGAGACCGGACTCCCGGTCTCCGGCGTCGACTCGATCATCGCCGTCGGGAGCGCGAAAGGCGGCGTCGGCAAGACGACGATCACCGCGTCGCTCGCGCGAGCGCTCGCCGAGGACGGTCTCGATGTCGGCGTCTTCGACGCGAACGTGTACGCGCCCGACGCGCCGGACCTGCTCGAGGCCGCGGGGCCGGTCCAGACCTCGCCGACGGGGCGGCCGATGCCCGTCGAGGCGGACGGCATTCAGGTGGTGAGTATCGAACTGATCGCCGAGGACGGGCCGGTCGCCTGGCGCGGGGCGATGGTCCACGACGTCGTGAAAGACCTGCTCGGCAACGCCGCCTGGGACGACCGGGACGTGCTGCTCGTCGACCTCCCGCCGGGGATCGGCGACGCGGTCTACACGATCGTCCAGCAGGCGCCGCTGGACGGCGGCCTGCTGGTGAGCACGCCGACCGACGAGGGCGTCCGAGCCACCCAGCGGACCGCGGCGCTGTACGCGGCCAACGACGTGTCGACGATCGGCGTCGTTCCCAACATGGTCGGGTCGGCCGACGAGACGACGGCGGGACCGTTCGACGGGACCGACCCGTCCGTCGCGACGGACGTGGCGGAATCGGCCTACGACGAGATCGACCCGATACCGTTCGATCCGGCGCTGCGGGAACCGACGGCGCGTTCGTTCGACGAGCCCGCGACTGACGGCGAAGCCGCGATCGACGCGCTCCGGGAGACCGTCGAGTCGTTCCTCGCGTCGGACGCGGGGCCCCAGGTTCCCGACGACGCCGTCGACCTGCGCGGGCTGCCCCCGGAGACCTGCCAGCGACAGGTCGTTACCGAACTCGGCGCGTCTACCGACGGCCCGGTCTCGATCCTGATGCGAGGCGAGCCCGCCGACCTCGTCGACGTCGTCGACGAGAGCCTCGCGCGCGACGATCGCTCGCTCGAGCGGACGACCGTCGACGACCTCGGGTACGAGGGCTGGCTGGTCGAGCTCGAGCCGACGGCCGCGCCGGCGTCCGAACCGGCGACCTGA
- a CDS encoding enoyl-CoA hydratase/isomerase family protein, which yields MTDVTVSHEPADRYATVTIDRPDAGNAMSPTVIGDLRDRIDAVAADESVRSIVVTGAGRTFSAGADVDEFAARADDPDAVLAYLESFSELYTDIEAVPVPVIGRVNGPAYGGGYELAMACDIRIASTDAELCPAEIRMGIVPPFERLVLELGEGIARELCFTGGVLEADAVAETDLFSRVVAPDRLDEAVRAVADRIAARSPNAVAQTKRAMVRHRADGIARAAAHRRALDERCVRHPDFAESVAAFREGRDPAYE from the coding sequence ATGACCGACGTTACCGTTTCTCACGAGCCGGCGGACCGGTACGCGACCGTGACGATCGATCGACCGGATGCGGGGAACGCGATGTCGCCGACCGTCATCGGCGACCTGCGGGACCGCATCGACGCGGTCGCGGCGGACGAGTCCGTCCGCTCGATCGTCGTCACGGGTGCCGGTCGAACGTTTTCGGCGGGCGCGGACGTCGACGAATTCGCGGCTCGAGCGGACGATCCCGATGCGGTCCTCGCGTATCTCGAATCGTTTTCGGAGCTGTATACCGACATCGAGGCCGTTCCGGTTCCAGTCATCGGACGCGTGAACGGCCCCGCCTACGGCGGCGGCTACGAACTCGCCATGGCCTGCGATATCAGGATCGCCTCGACCGACGCGGAACTGTGTCCGGCCGAGATCCGTATGGGTATCGTCCCGCCCTTCGAGCGGCTGGTCCTGGAACTCGGCGAGGGAATCGCGAGGGAACTGTGTTTCACCGGCGGCGTCCTCGAGGCCGACGCGGTCGCGGAGACGGACCTCTTCAGTCGCGTCGTCGCACCCGACCGACTCGACGAGGCGGTTCGAGCGGTCGCCGATCGAATCGCCGCCCGAAGCCCGAACGCCGTCGCACAAACGAAGCGAGCGATGGTCAGGCACCGGGCCGACGGGATCGCCCGAGCCGCGGCGCATCGTCGCGCGCTCGACGAGCGGTGTGTACGCCACCCGGACTTCGCCGAGTCCGTCGCCGCGTTTCGAGAGGGACGGGACCCGGCGTACGAGTGA
- a CDS encoding PRC-barrel domain-containing protein: MDDIPQEITSLVGREVYSNNGVFVGEVEDLRLNIDGEAVTGLALANLNSELFADEARSGQGIIVPYRWVRAVGDVILINDVVERVREPDEEADELLA; encoded by the coding sequence ATGGACGACATTCCGCAAGAGATCACGTCCCTCGTCGGCCGCGAGGTGTACTCGAACAACGGCGTCTTCGTGGGCGAAGTCGAGGACCTCCGATTGAACATCGACGGCGAAGCCGTCACCGGACTGGCGCTGGCGAACCTGAACAGCGAACTGTTCGCGGACGAAGCTCGCAGCGGACAGGGCATCATCGTCCCCTACCGCTGGGTCCGCGCCGTCGGCGACGTCATCCTCATCAACGACGTCGTCGAACGCGTCCGCGAACCGGACGAGGAAGCGGACGAACTGCTCGCCTGA